The following are encoded together in the Lactuca sativa cultivar Salinas chromosome 1, Lsat_Salinas_v11, whole genome shotgun sequence genome:
- the LOC111878821 gene encoding uncharacterized protein LOC111878821 translates to MEIESKSGSKIRLEEGSETLDFGRELGFISSDRAISRHHISFRLHEDRTRVYFEVKGKNPVWVRDRRNDEIRVYKRSEGGEIKNGDSFCVASKNPVWFNVKKIASENEDDSESKSELSLDEAFAETSGIEYDEVETGDISHIDPVKEFGFVVVGHEFDHYPMKMLSDISNWDWFLEESKQESDEEEVNERKRKKSTRKRRKKSGEDDDDEVWTGESEEDAEIIKKMKNVPKPKYSTRSKEQKQNKGASTSKSAMSTTKKYAKDDYGDDDVDEDEDEEDETLGGFIVDDGDIGEENVEDNEEEEFENDEDEDE, encoded by the exons ATGGAAATCGAGAGCAAAAGTGGCTCCAAAATCCGGCTCGAAGAAGGCTCTGAAACCTTGGATTTTGGAAGAGAATTGGGGTTTATTTCCAGTGATCGAGCAATTTCTCGTCACCATATTTCTTTCAGACTCCACGAAGATCGAACAAGGGTTTATTTCGAAGTTAAAGGGAAAAACCCCGTCTGGGTACGCGACCGTAGAAAcgatgaaattagggtttacaaacgTTCGGAAGGAGGTGAAATTAAGAATGGAGATTCGTTTTGTGTGGCTTCGAAGAATCCTGTTTGGTTTAACGTGAAGAAAATCGCAAGCGAAAACGAAGACGATAGTGAATCGAAGAGCGAACTCAGTCTTGACGAAGCATTCGCAGAGACTTCCGGGATTGAATACGATGAAGTCGAGACTGGTGATATTTCACATATCGATCCTGTTAAAG AGTTTGGTTTTGTTGTTGTGGGACATGAATTTGATCACTACCCAATGAAAATGCTCAGCGATATAAGTAATTGGGATTGGTTTCTTGAAGAATCTAAACAAGAGAGCGATGAAGAGGAAGTTAATGAGAGAAAAAGGAAGAAGAGTACAAGAAAAAGGAGAAAGAAGAGTGGAGAGGATGACGATGATGAAGTGTGGACGGGTGAGAGTGAAGAAGATGCTGAAATTATCAAGAAAATGAAAAATGTCCCAAAACCCAAGTACTCAACTAGATCAAAGGAGCAAAAGCAAAACAAGGGTGCAAGTACAAGTAAAAGTGCCATGTCTACTACAAAGAAGTATGCAAAGGATGattatggtgatgatgatgttgatgaagatgaagatgaagaagatgaaacaTTGGGTGGATTCATAGTTGATGATGGGGATATAGGAGAAGAAAATGTTGAAGATAACGAAGAGGAAGAATTTGaaaatgatgaagatgaagatgagtaG